One Anaerolineae bacterium genomic window carries:
- the rpsO gene encoding 30S ribosomal protein S15 yields the protein MALSKEEKQAIIREYHVHEMDTGSPEVQVALLTNRINHLVEHLKVHKHDEHSRRGLLKLVGQRRRHLAYLARKDYERYRELIERLGLRK from the coding sequence GTGGCTCTCTCGAAAGAGGAAAAGCAGGCGATCATTCGAGAATATCACGTCCATGAGATGGATACCGGCTCACCTGAGGTTCAGGTCGCTCTCCTAACGAACCGAATTAACCACCTGGTTGAGCACTTAAAAGTCCACAAGCACGACGAGCACTCCCGTCGAGGGCTGCTCAAGCTGGTGGGACAGCGCCGTCGTCATCTGGCGTATCTAGCCAGGAAAGACTACGAGCGTTACCGAGAGCTGATCGAACGGCTTGGCTTACGCAAATAG
- a CDS encoding Gfo/Idh/MocA family oxidoreductase: protein LITYSEHGYGYVVEKAPTSKGWTFTTFEELWNYGFPQEMAHFARCVRGKETPQATGEDGRVVMEALYAGYQSAGTGCKVTLPFRPQGIKKPIDLWWNPVGR from the coding sequence CTTATCACATACAGCGAGCACGGCTATGGCTATGTCGTCGAAAAGGCTCCCACCTCGAAGGGATGGACTTTCACCACATTCGAAGAGTTATGGAACTACGGCTTCCCCCAGGAAATGGCCCATTTTGCTCGCTGCGTGCGCGGCAAAGAGACCCCACAGGCCACCGGCGAGGATGGACGAGTCGTGATGGAAGCCTTGTACGCGGGATATCAGTCAGCCGGCACCGGCTGCAAGGTGACCCTGCCCTTCCGACCCCAAGGGATCAAAAAGCCGATTGATCTCTGGTGGAACCCAGTGGGGAGATAA